The genomic DNA ATGCTGTAATCACAGCAAGTACAATGGATGGTACAGAGCCTTGCATGAGAAGGGCCGGGCCATATACGAAGATAAACGGAATAAGAAAGGTTCCAAGGGAGATCTTCAGTCCAGTGAAACCTGTCTTACTTGGGTCGGATTGGGCCAGGGCCGCCGCTGCATAGGCACCTACTGCAACCGGTGGCGTCAGATTAGACATAATCGCGAAATAAAACACAAATAAATGCGCAGCTATTGGATTCACACCAAGTTTAACCAAGGCAGGGACGCCTAGGACGGATAAGATTACATAAGCTGACACGGTTGGCATTCCCATACCGAGAATGATGGAGGCGATCATGATGAATACCAGAGAGATTAACAGGTTTTCGCCAGTAACTCCGAGAACAAGGGAAGAAAACTTCATACCAAGCCCCGTCAGATTTATACTGCCAATTAAGATTCCGGCCGCTGCACAGATAATAGCAATGGACACGGAGTTTCTCGCACCGATTTCGAGCGAACCGATCACTTGCTTCCATGTCATTCTCGTTTTCCTGCGGAACATGGAGACCACAATAATAGATACAAGAGAATACACGCCAGCAATCTGTGGAGAATATCCCATTACCAGCATTCCAATAATGAGAATAATCGGCAGAAATAAAAACCAACCTTCTTTGAAAACCTTCTTCACATTCGGAAGCTGATCCTTGGGAAGACCTGTCAAGTTATGTTTCTTAGCCTCAAAATGGACCATAAAATAGATAGCTACAAAATGCAGGACTCCTGGCACAAGGGCAAAAAGACAAAGCTGGATATAAGGAAGTTGAAGATTGGAAGCAATAATGAAGGCAGCTGCTCCCATGATTGGCGGCATAATTTGCCCTCCTGCAGAAGCTGCGGCTTCTACCGCACCGGCAAAGTGACCTTTATATCCGACCTTTTTCATAAGCGGGATGGTCAATGTTCCCGTCGTTACCACATTGGATACCGCATTTCCTGAAATCATTCCCATCAATCCGCTGGCCAGAACAGCCACTTTAGCCGGCCCTCCGACCTTGGATCCCGTTAAAGCATAAGCAATTTTGATGAAAAACTGGCCTGCATGGGACTTAGACAAAAAAGCGCCGAAGATGATAAACATAATGATGTAGTTTGACATCGCTCCCATAATCAGTCCAAACATGCCGAAGGTTGAGTTGAAATAAGTATCAATCGCTTTCTCTACAGTGAATCCAGGATGGCCAAGTGTACCTGGGACATATTTTCCCAAAAAGACATACGCAATCAAAAGGCTGACAAGAATCGCCATCGCCTTTCCTACTGCCCGCCGTGTTCCTTCAAGAATCAAAAGCACAAGCAAAGAACCGAAGAAAATATCCGCTTGATTGGGCTCCCCTTCGCGATAAGTAATCTCAGGATAAGCCGTGAAAACGTACCCAATAGCAACTGCTGCTCCCAAAAAATATGCCGCATCTATGAATCTGGCAAAAGGGGTTGAGGTGTGCTTAAAGGGAAACAAGAAGGGAACCAATAGCAACACAAAGGATACCGTCACCGATCGCTGCTGCCATGCTTCCAAAATTCCAAAAGCAGACGTATACACATGAAACAAAGCCATGCTTATCGCAAGAATCATAATCGGAAAAACCTTTTTCCTCATGGAAGGATTGATCTTCCCCTCCACCCATTCCTCGAAATGCGAATCGTTCTCCACTTTAATATTGTCTAGATCAGGCGCTTCAACATTATGGCTCATATACTCACCTCTTTTTTGAAGGATATTAAAGTTCTTCTATATGGAATTCACCCAAACAATGGGATGCAAAGCGTTACAAAATCTGATTACGCAAAAGGATATCGTGGAGATCTTGATTTGAGCTTTTTATCTTGTCGAAATTCAACCTGTTGATTATCCCTCCGAGATGGGCCTTCATTTTTTCCCTTGCAGCAGCTTTGTCCCCTTTTTCAATCTCATTCAGGATCCCCCTGTGTTCTTCCGGAGAGTTGGGGGATTCGATATCCATTTCGCTATAAAAGGCTATATACATATTCGTAAGGGCAATCATTTGCTCCAAATTTCTCAAAACGTGACTATTGTCTACTAATCTTGCGATTTCGATATGGAAATCGAAGACACGGGTTAAGACACGATTCATGTCTTTGCTTTCGTAAGCTTGTTTCTCCACTTCCAAGATCTCTTCTAAGTGCTTAATGACCTTCTGCGATTTCCACGCATTCTCACAAGCCTTAGAAACCGTAAAATCCTCAAGCAGCATCCTCATTTCAAATACTTCCTGTACTTCTTTGACTGTAGGACTGGCCACGGTGGTGACACGTTTATTTATGGTGACGAGCTTCTCATAGGATAGCCGCTGAAGCGCCGTCCGAATCGGTGTTCGACTGACCTGAAGGATCTGTGCTAGCGCCTCTTCGGATAACTTCGTCCCGGGAGAAAGTTCTCGATTCAATATAGCTCCTTTAATAGTAGAGTAGATTTTGTCTGCCAAAGATGAGCTAGTTTTAGATTTGACCGTTATTTCTCCTCCAAGCATCTGATGATTCCTCCTTTTCTTTGCATACAACTAATGTATTTTTTAATTGTATACATCAATTGTATACAATGATTATATAGTTTATATTCTGAAAGATCAATATTTTTTGTAATAAAATCTTCCAATAAAACGCAAAAAAGATCAGATTGAAATTTATATATACTTCAACTCAGTCTGGGCAGACACTGCCGAGAAAAAAGACCATTCCCGATGCACCCGGGAATGGCCTTAATATCATGCACAATCAGTCTTGATCTATTCTCTTTTCAACACCTATCTACCAGAATATGGAACCGTAGACTCTCGAGCAATAAGCTTCGGTAGTAAGATGAGTCGCTGCTTCGTTTCTTTTTCTCCTTTTATTGCTTTTACAAGGAGATCCGTTACCGCGAGACCCATCTCTCGGATGGGTTGGGCAATGGTCGTCATAGAAGGAAAGCTGGCACCGGCCCATGGGGTGTCATCAAATCCTATCACGGATAAATCGTTAGGAATCTTTAAACCAAACTCCCTTGCTGCATGGAAAACTCCAATGGCTAAGGAATCACTACAAGCGAAGATGGCTGTTGGCCGTCGGGCTGAGCTAAGGAATTTCCCCGCCATCTTTCTCCCGCATTCTACAGATGTTTCCTCAACGACATCTATTTTTTCTTCAAATGGAATACCTGCTTCTAATAGAGCTTGTCTATACCCACGGAGTCGTTCCCGATTACTCCATACATCCCTGGTAATAATGGCGATCTCTTTATGTCCTAAATTAATGAGATGGGAGGCGGCCAGGTACCCTCCTAAAAAATTATCCACAGATACCGTATCCACTTCTAAAGCTGGCATCTCGCGAGCGACAATGGCCAAGGGGGTTTTTTCTTCCATTAATTCCTTTACCAACTGAATGTTTTCAAATCCGGAGGCAAGAATGAAGCCATCTACACTTTTTTGCTTAAGTAGATTTATGTATTTTGATTCCTTTTCCATGGAATAGTCTGTACTGCAAATAACCAAATTATAGCCAAGATTATGACCGCGGTCTTCAATACTCCTAGCTAATTCAGCAAAAAAAGGATTGGCGAGATCAGGAATAAGGAGCCCTATCGTATAGGTGGATTTACCTTTTAAGGCACTCGCCACAAAACTGGGTTGAAACTCCATCTCCTTCATAATCTCTAATACTCTTTTTTTAGTCGCTTCGCTAATTTTGCCCGTATTGTTCATCACCTTGGACACGGTCGCAATAGAAACTCCTGCTTTCTTAGCCACATCCGTAATCGTTGGTTTCATATTCATCTCCTCAGTTCTATAGCTCCCACTCTAGCTTATCATTCTATCCTTAGTTCATCTTTTTATATACTTCAAAATGACCATAAGATGTAAATCCGATCTTCTCATAAAGGAACTTTCCTGCTTCCGTAGCATGAAGGACGCAAAGCGAGGCTCCCTGCTTGATCACGAGATCCACTAGATTTTGCAAGAAACTCGTAGCTAGACCTTTTCCTCTCCTCATCGGATGTGTAGCGATGCAATAAAGACCGGCTATCATCCCATCCTCTATATAGACAGCTCCACAAACAGCAGGTTCCCCCTGATCAAGACCCAGATACAATTGATACTCGTTCTGTTTACTCGTTGCAATCGGTTGAAATAAGTGGAAGACTTGCTCAGCGGACTCCGAGGGTCTTTGATATCCCTCAATGTATACCTCGACCCATTTCCTTAAGTCCTCTTCCGTTTCCACTTTGATGAATTCGAAGCCTTCCGGATGGCCACTTGCCATCTTAAAATCCTCCGGGCTCAATGCCATTCCCGTCCAGCGTTGATTATGCTGAAATCCTCTTGTATGTAATAGGTCCTTAAGTTCTGCTGGTTGGGTAGATGGTCCGACAATCCACAGAAAAGGTTCACCTTCTGGGTTGCTGAGTTTAATTATGTTGTCCATCTGCTCTTCGATATCGAGTCGATCTGTATTCGACCAATCTACGAACATGACACGATTATAGGGTCCAACAGAAAGATACTTGATCACGTTATTATCTATGTAAGTACTATGTTCTGTACGTTTAAAATACATCCAGTGTTGAATCAGATGTTGTTCTATTTTATTGATCACCGTCATGGATTTCCTCACTTACTGTTTTCCTTTTAGGCTACAACATGTAGGTCCATTTGACAATTGGTTCGAAAGAAATCAAAAGAGGAACAAACGTGTTCCTCTAGTTACCTCAAAAGCTATCCCAAATACGCTTCTATCACTCTTTCATCTTCTAGCAATAGGCGAGAATCCCCAGAAATTTTGATCTCCCCCGTTTCTAGTACATAAGCACGCTCCGATGATTCCAGAGCCAAATGGGCATTCTGCTCGACAAGCAAAATCGTTATCCCCGTCTTCCTAATTTTTTCGATGACATCAAAGACGGTATCTACGATCACCGGCGCTAGTCCAAGTGAGGGCTCATCCAGAATCATGAGCTTAGGCTTAGACAAGAGGGCTCGACTTAAAGCCAACATTTGTTGCTCACCCCCCGAGAGCGTTCCAGCCATTTGCTCTGCTCTCGAATGAAGAATAGGAAATAAGGAAAAGATCTCCTCATAGTCAAGTTTCAATTGCTGTTTATCTTTCCGTTGGTAGGACCCCACAATTAAATTTTCCTTCACGGTCATATTAGAAAAGATCCGACGTCCCTCGGGTACATGAGCAATGCCCTTAGCTACAATTTTATCAGGCGATACATTCGTAATATTTTCACCTAGGAAAGAGATGGTTCCTTGATCCGGACGGATGAGTCCAGAGATGGTTTTCAGCAAGGTTGACTTCCCCGCACCATTGGACCCGATCAGTGTGACGACTTCCCCGCCCTTCACTTCCATGGATATCCCTTTAAGAGCCTTCACATTTCCATAGGAAACATGTAAATCATCAATTTTCAGCATGCTGATACCTCCTCCCTAGATAAGCCTGAACCACCTTCGGGTTGGCTGTCACCTGTTCATAGGTTCCTTGATCCAGCAATTGTCCGAAATGAAGGACCGCAATTTGATCACAAACCCCTCTCACCAGCTTCATATCATGCTCAATGAGGAAGATCGTCTTCCCTTCTTTCTGTAAACTCTCAATTAGCTCCATCAGCTCGATCGTCTCTACAGGATTTAACCCTGCAGCAGGTTCGTCCAGAAAGATCAATTCCGCTCCGGTAGCCAACGCTCGCACGATCTCAATTTTCCGTTGGACCCCTTGAGGGAGATCGGTAGCGATTTCATCCTTCAGATCGTAGAGATGATATTTTTTCATTAGCTCGTAGACAAAACCGGCGGCTTCTTCCTCTTGCCTACGATAGCTCTTACGCTTAAAAAACGAATCTATAAAACGGTACGTGACTCTACCATGGGTGGCAATCATAATATTTTCAAAAACCGTATGTTCTTTTAGCAGTCGTATATTTTGAAACGTTCTTGATATCCCAAGGGATGTAATCTCATGGGTTTGAAGCTCGGAAAGATCTCTCCCTTTATAAAAGACCTTCCCACTCGTCGGCTTATAAATGTTGGTTAATAAATTAAACAT from Ammoniphilus sp. CFH 90114 includes the following:
- a CDS encoding TRAP transporter permease → MSHNVEAPDLDNIKVENDSHFEEWVEGKINPSMRKKVFPIMILAISMALFHVYTSAFGILEAWQQRSVTVSFVLLLVPFLFPFKHTSTPFARFIDAAYFLGAAVAIGYVFTAYPEITYREGEPNQADIFFGSLLVLLILEGTRRAVGKAMAILVSLLIAYVFLGKYVPGTLGHPGFTVEKAIDTYFNSTFGMFGLIMGAMSNYIIMFIIFGAFLSKSHAGQFFIKIAYALTGSKVGGPAKVAVLASGLMGMISGNAVSNVVTTGTLTIPLMKKVGYKGHFAGAVEAAASAGGQIMPPIMGAAAFIIASNLQLPYIQLCLFALVPGVLHFVAIYFMVHFEAKKHNLTGLPKDQLPNVKKVFKEGWFLFLPIILIIGMLVMGYSPQIAGVYSLVSIIVVSMFRRKTRMTWKQVIGSLEIGARNSVSIAIICAAAGILIGSINLTGLGMKFSSLVLGVTGENLLISLVFIMIASIILGMGMPTVSAYVILSVLGVPALVKLGVNPIAAHLFVFYFAIMSNLTPPVAVGAYAAAALAQSDPSKTGFTGLKISLGTFLIPFIFVYGPALLMQGSVPSIVLAVITAFIGIYSFTAGMQGFMLVRMTKMERAMAIIGALTLIIPGLWTDVLGIALFTLTGLIQYRNKKSNESQFHFTSAS
- a CDS encoding GntR family transcriptional regulator; translation: MLGGEITVKSKTSSSLADKIYSTIKGAILNRELSPGTKLSEEALAQILQVSRTPIRTALQRLSYEKLVTINKRVTTVASPTVKEVQEVFEMRMLLEDFTVSKACENAWKSQKVIKHLEEILEVEKQAYESKDMNRVLTRVFDFHIEIARLVDNSHVLRNLEQMIALTNMYIAFYSEMDIESPNSPEEHRGILNEIEKGDKAAAREKMKAHLGGIINRLNFDKIKSSNQDLHDILLRNQIL
- a CDS encoding LacI family DNA-binding transcriptional regulator, which produces MKPTITDVAKKAGVSIATVSKVMNNTGKISEATKKRVLEIMKEMEFQPSFVASALKGKSTYTIGLLIPDLANPFFAELARSIEDRGHNLGYNLVICSTDYSMEKESKYINLLKQKSVDGFILASGFENIQLVKELMEEKTPLAIVAREMPALEVDTVSVDNFLGGYLAASHLINLGHKEIAIITRDVWSNRERLRGYRQALLEAGIPFEEKIDVVEETSVECGRKMAGKFLSSARRPTAIFACSDSLAIGVFHAAREFGLKIPNDLSVIGFDDTPWAGASFPSMTTIAQPIREMGLAVTDLLVKAIKGEKETKQRLILLPKLIARESTVPYSGR
- a CDS encoding GNAT family N-acetyltransferase, whose translation is MTVINKIEQHLIQHWMYFKRTEHSTYIDNNVIKYLSVGPYNRVMFVDWSNTDRLDIEEQMDNIIKLSNPEGEPFLWIVGPSTQPAELKDLLHTRGFQHNQRWTGMALSPEDFKMASGHPEGFEFIKVETEEDLRKWVEVYIEGYQRPSESAEQVFHLFQPIATSKQNEYQLYLGLDQGEPAVCGAVYIEDGMIAGLYCIATHPMRRGKGLATSFLQNLVDLVIKQGASLCVLHATEAGKFLYEKIGFTSYGHFEVYKKMN
- a CDS encoding ABC transporter ATP-binding protein, which encodes MLKIDDLHVSYGNVKALKGISMEVKGGEVVTLIGSNGAGKSTLLKTISGLIRPDQGTISFLGENITNVSPDKIVAKGIAHVPEGRRIFSNMTVKENLIVGSYQRKDKQQLKLDYEEIFSLFPILHSRAEQMAGTLSGGEQQMLALSRALLSKPKLMILDEPSLGLAPVIVDTVFDVIEKIRKTGITILLVEQNAHLALESSERAYVLETGEIKISGDSRLLLEDERVIEAYLG
- a CDS encoding ABC transporter ATP-binding protein, which produces MSVENLLQTEGLTIKFGGVTAVDHVSIAIKAGQIFGLIGPNGAGKTTMFNLLTNIYKPTSGKVFYKGRDLSELQTHEITSLGISRTFQNIRLLKEHTVFENIMIATHGRVTYRFIDSFFKRKSYRRQEEEAAGFVYELMKKYHLYDLKDEIATDLPQGVQRKIEIVRALATGAELIFLDEPAAGLNPVETIELMELIESLQKEGKTIFLIEHDMKLVRGVCDQIAVLHFGQLLDQGTYEQVTANPKVVQAYLGRRYQHAEN